A region from the Salminus brasiliensis chromosome 22, fSalBra1.hap2, whole genome shotgun sequence genome encodes:
- the ep300a gene encoding histone acetyltransferase p300 isoform X3, whose translation MAENVLDSGPPSAKRPKLSSPALSASASDGNDFGSLLDLEHDLPDELISSSELGLANGGDLGQLHTSLGGGGVGSGMLGGVGTTGQDAAAKHKQLSELLRSGAPPVAAQQQGGSPAGASVGLLGSIKASQGPLGMAPQGQQHLSPQQASLMQQQQMAGMVGGMNRAMLGPQKGNGQQQAGGPTPQQQGMMAGQMMNGTPRMGYPNPGMGSNSNLLAETLQQQAAGGQGGLRAQQPGVMNKMAMMGAGAGPYGGPYSQNAGQNLGGAGLAPQLMNKPGMPNSMAQFSLDKKPQPMPGMPAMASQQSPAGGSGVGGAAGMVPNAQGGLGPASAAGVPPTADPEKRKLIQQQLVLLLHAHKCQRREQANGEVRQCNLPHCRTMKNVLNHMTHCQAGKSCQVAHCASSRQIISHWKNCTRHDCPVCLPLKNAGDKRNQQCESLLGTANVGLGTALGATPGPHSAPNLNTPGQIDPSSIERAYAALGLTYQGNQAPSQTAQQTPRALGTMGGNPMGVNGAVGVQSQNQQSNLLQDTMLHLNMNSQNLMNDSTGVGSMPVATPPSGPGMRKSWHEDITQDLRNHLVHKLVQAIFPTPDPAALKDRRMENLVAYARKVEGDMYESANSRAEYYHLLAEKIYKIQKELEEKRRTRLQKSMIPNQPGMPPTGMQQGPTGMGQSGPLAGLPPNGPLSDQSMVRPTGPNQMVNRMQNPAGMSPFNQMQTMGQRSTPPLSLSAPLNQMGMGPARMTPPNVAQMQNQYMAPGQFPGSGPMLGTGPVGMAQPGTPGGMAQQGPMSTPPSLPAGSPLAQPGSAGGMGSGASVGSLASNGVVGMPPSSTPSQSMNLPHCPPVRQSSPSPARSRTPTPHLTPPPSLPGSQTPQPHTPSLPLLAPGASQQQLSQPANSDKSVQFQQQQPLGGPPSTAPNSAVASQHPPTPLSQKGSLPVDGQAATPASVSSVDASSQQVPSDVTATLEPKMEVKQLEEEEEEEEEEDESMKGGRTGKKGDIKTEEKPEIKKEEAFTEECKSTLMETSTAAVEDKKPEVKTEPKEEDSGSGATDSNSSQSGTANKKKIFKPEELRQALMPTLESLYRQDPESLPFRQPVDPSLLGIPDYFDIVKNPMDLSTIKRKLDTGQYQEPWQYVDDIWLMFNNAWLYNRKTSRVYKYCSKLAEVFEQEIDPVMQSLGYCCGRKLEFSPQTLCCYGKQLCTIPRDAAYFSYQNRYHFCEKCFNEIQGESVSLGDDPSQPQASINKDQFEKKKNDSLDPELFVECLDCGRKMHQICVLHNETIWPLGFVCNGCLKKSNKTRKENKYAAKRLPQTKLGNYLETRVNDYLKRQNHPESGEVTVRVVHVSDKVVEVKPGMKSRFVDSGEMAESFPYRSKALFAFEDVDGADVCFFGMHVQEYGSDCPPPNQRRVYISYLDSVHFFQPRCFRTAVYHEILIGYLEYAKKLGFTTGHIWACPPSEGDDYIFHCHPADQKIPKPKRLQEWYKKMLDKAVAERIVHDYKDIFKQATEDRLTSAKELPYFEGDFWPNVLEESIKELEQEEEERKREENSTSSESIDATKGDSKNAKKKNNKKTSKNKSSLSRANKKKPGMPNVSNDLSQKLYATMEKHKEVFFVIRLIAGPNSNALPPIIDPDPLMACDLMDGRDAFLTLARDKHLEFSSLRRSRWSSMCMLVELHNQSQDRFVYTCNECRHHVETRFHCTVCEDYDLCITCYNTKGHEHKMEKLGLGLDDESNNQAAAAMQSPGDSRRLSIQRCIQSLVHACQCRNANCSLPSCQKMKRVVQHTKGCKRKTNGGCPICKQLIALCCYHAKHCQENKCPVPFCLNIKQKLRQQQLQHRVQQAQMLRRRVASMQRTGQPAIGGSGGLPSPGNNGTTGPGTPTPSTQPPTPQTPTQQCPPLVPQPGVSGGPQPQMAGVGQHHQFQQLPTGGGMMNSPQQQMVPQQQPQPPSVQQLQHPNSLPPYVQRPQGSSPLSQSVGKPGMGPASLPQQQPTNPGQANFSQQQPPGPPPAALEMALKIQRVAETQRQMAKQKSLQMNQGPGMMSPHAMHQGPQTPNQMGMNHPGAGMVGAQGMPSQAQTAVARAQLEQQQQQGIVGAGMQQGGPQNQLPQVQMPQQAPQGGAPLQPPQQQQWGSPGMPHQQRPGMMGQMGHPGMVPAQQMQQVNQPQQQLPPQQQQGHPGVMGMMGTPGGAAGAGTGTGGLSQSALQDLLRTLRSPSSPHQQQQVLNILRSNPQLMATFIKQRAPKYLGRGGPGPAGVGPTVMDGQQVNPGVAQPGMHMGQGPSMAQMNPLQQQQQQQVAQRSMMSVNINMQQQQQMAALQQQQQQQQQGVMPGQGSSMSNISPQFRELMRKHLQQQQQQQQQQQQQQMNHGQFQHPQAQQHGYLGQPGMPPQQPGQPQAGGLQQQQGGPQPGMQQNYSGSVSHVAATLQQRVQQQQLQMQQQQQNAMGGLPVGDGGPVGGGSLQQQQLQPPQGGSQPQASQAMLQQALHQRLLQQQQHLGGGSPAQHNNPMSPQQQMSQSPHLQGQQLQTSLSNQVRSPQPSPRPQSQPPNSSPSPRLQPQPSPHRISPQTQTGSPHPGHLPQHHTGMVAPPHPQQPQQPSQQQQAVDQAPFGSDQNAMLSQLGGLGALHGQGTNDMLAGNNQDMGTNINHNSLDIM comes from the exons ATGGCCGAGAACGTTCTGGACTCTGGCCCGCCTTCAGCCAAGAGGCCTAAACTATCCTCTCCGGCACTTTCTGCCTCAGCCAGCGATGGAAACG ATTTTGGCTCGCTCCTGGACCTGGAGCATGATCTACCCGACGAGCTCATCAGCTCTTCTGAGCTGGGCCTGGCGAACGGAGGGGACCTGGGCCAGCTTCACACCAGTCTCGGTGGTGGCGGAGTGGGAAGTGGCATGCTTGGAGGGGTTGGAACCACTGGACAGGACGCAGCAGCCAAGCACAAGCAGCTCTCTGAGCTCCTCCGGTCTGGAGCGCCACCTgtagcagcacagcagcagggTGGCAGTCCAGCAGGAGCCTCTGTGGGGCTTTTGGGCAGTATAAAGGCTTCTCAGGGGCCCCTGGGCATGGCCCCCCAAGGCCAGCAACACCTCTCCCCACAGCAGGCCAGCCTGATGCAACAGCAACAGATGGCAGGGATGGTGGGTGGCATGAACAGAGCCATGCTCGGACCTCAGAAAGGCAACGGTCAGCAGCAGGCAGGGGGGCCTACGCCGCAGCAGCAGGGTATGATGGCCGGGCAAATGATGAATGGCACACCCAGAATGGGGTATCCCAATCCAGGCATGGGCAGTAACAGTAACCTGTTGGCAGAAACACTGCAGCAGCAGGCAGCAGGAGGCCAGGGTGGACTCAGAGCACAGCAGCCTGGAGTAATGAACAAG ATGGCGATGATGGGTGCAGGTGCAGGCCCCTATGGAGGCCCCTATAGTCAGAACGCAGGTCAGAATCTGGGTGGTGCAGGGCTGGCCCCGCAGCTCATGAACAAACCAGGCATGCCCAACAGCATGGCCCAGTTCAGCCTAGACAAGAAACCCCAGCCCATGCCAGGCATGCCAGCCATG GCTTCCCAGCAGTCTCCAGCAGGTGGTTCTGGAGTCGGAGGGGCAGCTGGTATGGTACCTAATGCCCAGGGAGGGCTTGGCCCAGCATCAGCAGCGGGTGTTCCTCCAACAGCCGACCCAGAGAAGCGCAAACTCATACAGCAGCAGCTAGTGCTCTTGCTCCACGCCCACAAGTGCCAGCGGCGGGAGCAGGCAAACGGAGAGGTGCGTCAGTGCAATCTGCCCCACTGCCGCACCATGAAGAACGTCCTCAACCACATGACGCACTGTCAGGCTGGCAAGTCCTGCCAAG TGGCACACTGTGCCTCATCCAGACAGATCATCTCTCACTGGAAGAACTGCACACGGCATGACTGCCCTGTCTGTCTGCCGCTGAAGAATGCAGGAGACAAGAGGAAtcagcagtgtgagt CCCTGCTTGGCACAGCCAATGTGGGTTTAGGCACTGCTTTGGGTGCCACACCAGGTCCACACAGTGCTCCTAATCTTAACACGCCAGGCCAGATAGACCCCAGCTCCATTGAGAGGGCATATGCAGCACTGGGCCTTACCTACCAGGGTAACCAGGCACCCTCTCAGACTGCCCAGCAAACGCCTCGGGCACTCGGGACCATGG GTGGGAATCCAATGGGTGTAAATGGGGCTGTGGGAGTCCAGTCTCAGAATCAGCAGTCTAACCTTCTTCAGGATACTATGCTGCATCTGAACATGAACTCTCAGAA TCTGATGAATGACAGCACTGGTGTGGGCTCCATGCCTGTGGCCACTCCACCTTCCGGTCCTGGCATGAGGAAGAGCTGGCATGAGGACATCACCCAGGACCTGCGCAACCATCTCGTACACAAACT CGTCCAGGCCATCTTCCCTACCCCAGATCCAGCCGCACTAAAAGACCGGCGTATGGAGAACCTGGTGGCTTATGCGCGTAAGGTAGAGGGGGACATGTATGAATCTGCAAACAGCAGG GCGGAGTATTACCACCTGCTTGCAGAGAAAATCTATAAGATCCAgaaggaactggaggagaagcGACGAACGCGACTGCAGAAGAGTATGATCCCCAATCAGCCTGGGATGCCTCCCACCGGCATGCAGCAGGGACCTACTGGCATGGGGCAGTCAGGGCCACTTGCAGGACTTCCACCAA ATGGCCCTCTCTCAGATCAGTCAATGGTGCGTCCTACTGGACCAAACCAGATGGTGAACAGGATGCAGAACCCTGCTG GAATGAGTCCATTTAATCAAATGCAGACCATGGGCCAGAGGTCCACCCCTCCTCTTTCACTCAGTGCACCCCTCAACCAG ATGGGTATGGGGCCTGCACGGATGACCCCTCCAAATGTTGCTCAAATGCAGAATCAGTATATGGCCCCTGGTCAGTTTCCGGGTTCAGGCCCAATGCTTGGCACTGGTCCTGTTGGTATGGCACAGCCTGGGACTCCGGGTGGCATGGCCCAG CAGGGGCCAATGTCGACCCCACCATCTCTGCCAGCTGGTAGTCCTTTAGCCCAGCCAGGCTCTGCTGGGGGCATGGGGAGTGGGGCTTCTGTGGGCTCTCTTGCATCCAATGGCGTGGTTGGCATGCCGCCATCATCAACCCCCTCTCAGTCAATGAACCTTCCGCACTGTCCACCCGTCCGACAGAGCTCTCCCTCACCAGCTCGCAGCCGCACACCCACTCCGCACCTCACGCCTCCTCCAAGCCTTCCAGGCTCACAGACCCCCCAGCCTCACACGCCCAGCCTGCCCCTCTTGGCTCCAGGTGCCAGTcagcagcagctgtctcagcCTGCCAACTCTGACAAATCTGTGCAGTTCCAGCAACAGCAGCCATTAGGAGGACCACCTTCAACAGCGCCGAACTCTGCTGTTGCATCCCAGCATCCGCCCACTCCA TTGTCTCAGAAGGGCTCTCTGCCAGTCGACGGCCAAGCTGCCACTCCTGCTTCTGTCAGCAGTGTAGACGCCTCATCCCAGCAGGTCCCCTCAGACGTCACTGCCACCCTTGAGCCCAAGATGGAGGTCAAGCAGttagaagaagaggaggaggaggaagaggaggaggatgagtcAATGAAGGGAGGAAGGACTGGAAAGAAAGGAGACATAAAAACGGAGGAAAAGCCTGAG ATAAAGAAGGAAGAAGCATTTACTGAAGAATGCAAAAGTACACTCATGGAGACCTCcacagcagcagtggaggacaAAAAGCCAGAGGTGAAGACCGAGCCTAAAGAAGAAGATTCTGGTTCAGGGGCTACAGATTCCAACAGCTCACAGTCTGGAACAGCCAATAAAAAGAAGA TCTTTAAGCCTGAGGAGCTGAGACAGGCTTTGATGCCAACACTGGAGTCTCTCTATCGCCAGGACCCTGAGTCTCTTCCCTTCCGCCAACCTGTGGATCCATCACTCCTAGGAATACCT GATTACTTTGATATTGTGAAGAATCCTATGGACTTGTCTACTATCAAACGGAAACTTGACACAGGCCAGTATCAGGAGCCTTGGCAATATGTGGATGACATCTGGCTGATGTTCAACAATGCCTGGCTTTACAACCGCAAGACGTCACGGGTCTACAAGTACTGCTCCAAACTGGCGGAGGTGTTTGAGCAGGAGATTGACCCTGTCATGCAGAGCCTTGGCTATTGCTGTGGGAGAAAG CTGGAGTTCTCCCCTCAGACTCTCTGCTGCTATGGGAAGCAGCTATGCACTATACCACGAGATGCTGCTTACTTTAGTTACCAGAACAG GTACCACTTCTGTGAGAAGTGTTTCAATGAGATCCAGGGTGAGAGCGTGTCCTTGGGGGACGATCCATCCCAGCCTCAGGC GTCCATCAACAAGGATCAgtttgaaaagaagaaaaatgactCCCTTGACCCAGAGTT ATTTGTGGAATGTCTGGACTGCGGACGGAAAATGCATCAGATCTGTGTTCTGCACAATGAGACTATTTGGCCATTAGG CTTTGTGTGTAATGGGTGTCTGAAGAAGTCCAACAAGACCCGTAAAGAGAATAAATACGCTGCTAAAA GGCTACCACAGACTAAACTTGGCAACTACTTAGAAACTCGTGTTAATGACTATCTGAAGCGCCAAAACCACCCAGAGTCTGGTGAAGTCACTGTTCGGGTTGTCCACGTCTCTGATAAGGTGGTAGAAGTCAAACCAGGAATGAAGTCCAG gtttgtggacagtggtgAGATGGCAGAGTCTTTCCCTTATAGATCAAAAGCTCTATTTGCTTTTGAGGACGTTGATGGCGCTGATGTCTGCTTTTTCGGCATGCACGTACAGGAATATGGCTCAGACTGTCCACCCCCAAATCAAAG ACGGGTATACATATCCTATCTGGACAGTGTTCACTTTTTTCAGCCACGCTGTTTTAGAACAGCAGTCTACCATGAGATACTCATTGGGTATCTGGAGTATGCCAAAAAACTAGG ATTTACAACTGGCCACATTTGGGCTTGCCCTCCAAGTGAGGGAGACGACTACATCTTCCACTGTCATCCTGCGGATCAAAAAATACCCAAACCTAAAAGGCTGCAGGAGTGGTATAAGAAAATGCTGGATAAAGCTGTCGCCGAGCGCATTGTACATGACTATAAG GACATTTTCAAGCAAGCGACAGAGGATCGGCTCACTAGCGCCAAGGAACTACCCTATTTTGAGGGTGACTTTTGGCCCAATGTGCTTGAAGAGAGCATTAAGGAGCTAGaacaggaggaagaggagagaaaacGAGAGGAGAATAGTACATCCAGTGAAAGTATCGAT GCTACAAAGGGTGATAGCAAAAATGCCAAGAAAAAGAACAACAAGAAGACAAGCAAGAACAAGAGCAGTCTGAGCCGAGCCAACAAAAAGAAACCAGGAATGCCGAATGTGTCCAATGACCTGTCCCAGAAGCTCTATGCAACTATGGAGAAGCACAAAGAG GTGTTCTTCGTTATCCGACTGATTGCTGGACCCAATTCTAATGCTCTTCCACCAATTATTGATCCGGATCCCTTAATGGCATGTGACCTGATGGATGGGAGAGATGCTTTCCTGACACTGGCACGGGACAAGCATTTGGAGTTCTCCTCACTGAGGCGCTCTAGATGGAGTTCCATGTGTATGTTGGTAGAGCTGCACAACCAGAGCCAAGATCGATTCGTCTACACTTGTAACGAATGTAGACATCATGTCGAGACACGTTTCCACTGTACGGTATGCGAG GACTATGACCTTTGTATTACTTGCTACAATACAAAAGGCCATGAGCACAAGATGGAGAAGCTTGGTTTGGGCCTGGATGATGAGAGCAACAACCAAGCTGCAGCTGCCATGCAGAGTCCAGGAGACTCGCGCCGCCTTAGCATCCAGCGTTGCATCCAGTCTCTAGTACATGCTTGCCAGTGCCGCAATGCCAACTGCTCACTTCCATCCTGTCAAAAGATGAAACGTGTTGTTCAGCACACCAAGGGCTGTAAGCGCAAAACTAATGGTGGTTGTCCTATCTGCAAGCAGCTAATTGCACTTTGCTGTTACCATGCTAAACACTGCCAAGAGAACAAGTGCCCTGTACCGTTCTGCCTCAACATCAAGCAGAAATTGCgtcagcagcagctccagcaccggGTTCAGCAGGCCCAGATGCTAAGGCGAAGGGTTGCCAGCATGCAAAGAACGGGCCAACCGGCAATTGGTGGCAGTGGAGGTTTACCATCACCTGGGAATAATGGTACTACAGGTCCTGGCACTCCCACACCAAGTACTCAACCTCCCACGCCACAGACACCCACTCAGCAGTGTCCACCTCTTGTACCCCAGCCTGGAGTTTCAGGAGGTCCACAGCCGCAGATGGCAGGAGTGGGCCAGCATCATCAGTTCCAGCAGTTGCCTACAGGTGGAGGAATGATGAACTCTCCTCAACAGCAGATGGTACCACAGCAGCAACCACAGCCACCATCAGTTCAACAACTTCAGCATCCAAACAGCCTTCCTCCATATGTGCAAAGGCCACAAGGCTCCTCTCCACTCTCTCAGTCTGTGGGGAAACCAGGCATGGGCCCAGCTAGCCTTCCTCAGCAACAGCCGACAAACCCAGGGCAAGCAAACTTCTCCCAACAGCAGCCTCCTGGTCCCCCTCCTGCAGCCTTGGAAATGGCCTTAAAGATTCAGAGAGTAGCAGAGACGCAAAGGCAGATGGCTAAACAAAAGAGCCTACAGATGAATCAGGGACCAGGGATGATGTCACCACATGCCATGCACCAGGGACCTCAGACTCCAAACCAGATGGGCATGAACCATCCTGGAGCAGGAATGGTGGGGGCCCAGGGAATGCCATCACAAGCGCAGACAGCTGTAGCCAGGGCAcagctggagcagcagcagcagcagggtaTTGTAGGAGCAGGCATGCAACAAGGAGGGCCACAAAACCAACTTCCTCAAGTGCAGATGCCACAGCAAGCTCCGCAAGGTGGGGCTCCACTTCAGcctccacagcagcagcagtggggGTCCCCTGGAATGCCCCATCAGCAGCGACCAGGAATGATGGGCCAGATGGGTCACCCGGGAATGGTTCCAGCTCAACAAATGCAGCAGGTTAATCAACCGCAGCAGCAGCTCCCTCCGCAGCAGCAACAAGGGCATCCTGGTGTAATGGGTATGATGGGCACTCCAGGAGGGGCTGCAGGTGCAGGGACTGGCACTGGAGGTCTCTCTCAGAGTGCCTTGCAAGACCTTCTGAGAACTCTGAGGTCTCCCAGCTCCcctcatcagcagcagcaggtcctaAACATACTACGCTCAAATCCCCAGCTTATGGCAACGTTCATCAAGCAGCGTGCACCTAAATATCTTGGGAGGGGTGGGCCTGGACCTGCAGGTGTGGGCCCGACAGTCATGGATGGGCAGCAGGTAAATCCAGGGGTTGCTCAACCAGGTATGCACATGGGCCAAGGGCCAAGCATGGCCCAAATGAATCCACtgcaacagcagcaacagcagcaagtTGCACAGCGTTCCATGATGAGTGTGAATATCAatatgcagcagcagcagcaaatgGCTGCtttgcagcaacaacagcaacagcagcagcaaggtGTTATGCCAGGTCAAGGCTCCAGCATGTCAAATATCTCCCCTCAGTTTAGAGAATTGATGAGAAAACATttgcaacagcagcagcagcagcagcagcagcagcaacaacagcagatgAACCATGGTCAATTCCAGCATCCCCAGGCACAGCAGCATGGTTATCTTGGTCAGCCTGGCATGCCTCCTCAGCAGCCTGGTCAACCACAAGCTGGtggactccagcagcagcaaggAGGACCCCAGCCTGGAATGCAACAGAACTACTCAGGATCTGTGTCCCACGTGGCAGCCACTTTGCAACAGAGGgtgcaacagcagcagctccagatgCAGCAACAGCAACAGAATGCTATGGGTGGGCTCCCAGTGGGTGACGGAGGTCCTGTAGGTGGTGGTtctctccagcagcagcagctacagccCCCTCAGGGTGGTTCCCAGCCTCAGGCCTCCCAGGCCATGCTCCAACAAGCACTGCACCAAAGGCTccttcagcagcagcaacacCTAGGTGGTGGGTCTCCTGCCCAGCACAACAATCCCATGAGTCCTCAGCAGCAGATGTCCCAGTCTCCCCATTTGCAGGGTCAGCAGTTGCAGACTTCTCTTAGTAACCAGGTCCGATCACCCCAGCCATCTCCACGGCCCCAATCTCAGCCCCCCAACTCCAGTCCATCTCCCCGCTTGCAGCCACAGCCTTCTCCCCACCGCATATCTCCCCAGACCCAGACAGGCTCCCCACACCCCGGTCATCTTCCCCAGCATCACACTGGAATGGTGGCGCCACCACATCCACAACAACCACAACAGCCATCTCAGCAGCAACAGGCTGTGGACCAAGCACCATTCGGGTCAGACCAGAACGCCATGCTTTCACAGCTGGGTGGACTGGGGGCCCTGCATGGGCAAGGGACTAATGACATGCTGGCTGGCAACAACCAAGACATGGGGACAAATATTAATCACAACTCATTAGATATAATGTAG